atatcgGAGTTAAGTTACATTTCTCTTCAACGGATGGGTAAAAAGAGAATAATTATCAGGTCACCAGGAGATGCCTATACCATTTTTCTCGAGGAATAAGAATAAGTATAACAAACCAATAAATGAGGTGAATAAGAAAAAGGTGGTGTAACATCTCAACGCTTCGGAGGAACAATCGTCAAAGATTGAAAGATTTTCCTAACGGCTGCAAGCTCGTTAAAACTTCTGCTCATTGGATGTAAAAACTGCAACAATTTCTCTTGGATGAAATTGGTTTTAGGAATATATAATTCATGGAGAGAAATCTCTGACTGATAAAACCAAATTGTTGTTGAGAGGGCCCAGACtacattttattaaatttctattgTTGTACTGCAAATGTGACTTAAACTCAGAATATAACAATTAGGTAGAGTACGCAATTTGACCCTTTCTTAACTTAGGAATCATAGTGTCCTGGTTAGTGGGATGTAATTGAGATAGGAATTAAGAGTAAAATTGGCCACGAGAATAGAACGGTAGCTACGGATACATAGGCCCTTCTTAATCCCCTTAGTCCACAATTCCGGAAATTTACCAGACTCCATAACTGAACATTTTGGCAGATGTTTGGTGAATATACCCTTTAGTGGTACTCCACATTTGCGGAATTTATGGCAGGCCTTTGAAGGTAGCGTACAGTTTTATCCATTCCAGGTGTCAAACCTTTTCGTACTCGAGTTATGAAACAAATGTTTTTAGGCTTCTGGGTTGATTATAGatgtatctttcttcgtggccaagtggcttagtcactgtctatacaagcttgccgaccagggttcgattcccggccggacccaagctcttgtctttgtgtgatttcgcctggggctctgatcccgaggtcgtatgtatgtatatatatatatatatatatatatatatatatatatatatatatatatatatatgtgtgtgtgtgtgtgtgtgtgtgtgtgtgtgagcataactacgtatattgtatatatacaatatatatgcatatatattcatatatatatatatatatatatatatatatatatatatatatatatgtatatatatatatatatatatatatatatatatatatatatatatatatatatatatatatatatatatatatatatacacttgtgtgtatgCTCCTGCATAAGCTCAACATTTAAAGCAAAAAACATATAGTTGTAATCAAGACCTCCTAATGAAAACCTTATCAGAGGTCATCTTACCCTGGTAAGACTGCAAAGGTTCTTCCCTCTTCCCCTCGATCTAGTGACTTCAGCGCCGCCATTTCGACCTGAGAGAGGGTGAAGCTCCATATctgaaaacaaacaaaacaatttaataaaatattaagaGAAATAGGGAAGTGGGATACGGAAATACTAAAAgaagtagtttatctattttcgtATATGAAACTTACGTAGCCGTGGTATGGTTGAGTGGAGGGTCTTAAGAAAAAGAAGCTTCGTTTGTGTGGttaaaggctgattcacactgcaccgtcacgtccatcacatcacgtcacgttaCATCACGTGACGTcacatcacgtcacatcacgtgACGTCAAAATATTCTTGGAAGGAATCCATGCTGTGATGTGATGGTGTTGTGACGTTGACGAAGAACCGTTTAGTGTGAACACGTCcatttatttacatggaagaaaTTTCGATAGAACGATGACGAGACGGGATGACACGGTGAGGAGACAAATactgtgaatacatagcacggtagACTGAAAGGTGACGTGACGTGACATGATGATATGGTGACGTGACGAAtattgtgaatacatagcacggtagACCGAAAGGTGACGTGACATGATGAtatggtgacgtgatgaatagtgtgaatacatagagcggatgacggaacggtgacgtgacgtgccGTGATGAGACGATGACATGATGAATGctatgaatacatagcacggttgacggaacggtgacgtgacgtgacgtgatgagacggtgacgtgatgaatagtgtgaatacatagaacGGTTGACGAAACAGTGACGTTACATGACGGGATGAGACACTGACGTGATCAACATTGTGAATATACAGCACGGTAGACAGAACGGTGACGTGacatgacgtgacgtgacgtggtGAGGCAGTGACGTGACGTGGCAAGACATGATGTGATGTGACATGACGgtgcagtgtgaatcagccttaacTCGTAAACGCATTTAAGAAAACCTGTTGGATTTTCGGCATTTTACAACGTGATATGATTTCATCCACCTGTTCATGAGCTAGATCGTAATGACTTAATGTTAATACTGCAGAATTTTGTTGATACTCCCCGCCCCCCCCCCGTCCCCCCCAACCCCTCCGCAACAAAACATAAAGAAAAGAGTAACTTCTTCTGCTGGTGGAGAGCCTTCAAAAAGGCCTTcacaaatttgaagataataataataataaaaataataataataataataataataataataataataataactgaaaaactATAGATTTAGTAACGAGAGACCCAAAAATGCAAAACACTTTTAACACCTACAACAAGTAatccttataataaaaaaaataaataaaaaaatagatataaaatcctCCGCAACTCACATCTCCGTTGGTTTTTATCCTCTCTGGATTAGCAGACTTAGGAATGACGACAATGTTCTCCTGAGCGAAGAATTTGAGTAGGACTTGAGCCGTTGTCACTTTGTGCCTCTCCGCTATCAGGGTCACGACGGGGTCCTCTAGCAGGTTGGGAACTGGCCGTTTGGCActgttgagtgagagagagagagagagagagagagagagagagagagagagagagagagagagagagagagagagagaaaaaaatttatataactgAATAGAttgtatgataaatatatatgtatgtacagtatatatgtgtatgtatatgcatatactatatatgcacataaacatacattcatacgcactcacacacacacacacacacacacatatatatatatatatatatatatatatatatatatatatatatatatatatatatgcatatacatacatatatatgtgtatatatatatgcatatatatacatatatacatgtatatatatgtatgtatatgtatatatataagtcatatatatatatatatatatatatatatatatatatatatatatatatatatatatatacgattatatatataaataaatatatatatatatatatatatatatatatatatatatatatatatatacatattcgtatatatatatatatatatatatatatatatatatatatatatatatatatgtatatatatatatatatatatatatatatatatatatatatatatatatatatctatatatatatctatatatatatatatatatattatatatatatatatatatatatatatatatatatatatatatatatatatatatatacatatatatatatatatatatatatatatatatatatatatatatatatatatatatatacatagacagatgGATTATTTTACAAAAATAGGAAACACCACTTAATAGATGAAattaatataaacaacaacaaaataaacaacCAGACAAATATTCAAATAACCTGATTCTCACGGACCTgagcatatttttgtttttgtctttgttgTACATTTGAAGGAATTCCTTCTCTGATCCAATAAGTGGAATGAACGTCAGAATCCCGTTTGATGTAGAGTGAAATTTCACCTATGCATATTTGCATAGCTTTTGTTTATGGTATGAAGACGTTAAGACAGAGTTGGAGATATTTTATCTCTTTAATAAGCCTCAACATTTGTGAAGTTGTTTATGTGTTGTCATGAAACTTATCAAGTTACAAATATAAAGAGAAATGGTTCGCTTGTCTTgagtttggttattattattattattattatcattattacttcaagctacaacccaattggaaaatcaagatgctataagcccaggggctccaatagggaaaaatagcccagtgaggaaaggaaaccaggaaataaataactgaagacaacaaattaacaataaatcattctaaaaaaagtaatgtcaaaagagatatgtcatatataaactattaacaacgtcaaaaacaaatatgtcatatataaactataaaaagactcatgtccgcctggtcaacaaaaaagcatttgctccaactttgaacttttaaagttctactgattcaacaaaccgattaggaagatcattccacaacttggtaacagctggttaACAGTGCATCTGTCCTCATGCATCTAATGTAATTATGATAAGATATGAATAAGTTGAATAGTGATGTTTACTGGGGTTAATATACATACTGCACTGAGCTTATCTTATCTTTATAGCCTTAAAAGATAAGAGGGACTATTTATCATTACCTGATTtttaatgattcatatatatatatatatatatatatatatatatatatatatatatatatatatatatatatatatatatatatatatatatacatatatatacatacacactcatatatatatatatatatatatatatatatatatatatatatatatatatatatatatatatatatatatatatatatatacatttatatatacatatatatatgtatatatatatatatatatatatatatatacatatatatatatatatatatatatatatatatatatatatatatatatatatatatgtatatatatatatatgtatatatatataagtttataggtGGATTAGTCATTAGAATATGTTCTCATGAGGCCATTTTATATCTTTGGAGAATCCTTATTAAAACGAAGTAACTTTCTTGGTTGGTTCCATATAATTTCTTGcagaatttgaataataataataacaataataataataataataataataataataataataataataataataataataataataataataataataataataataataataataatccttacatGGCATTATAAGAAGCCGGTCTACCTGGAGAAGCAAAGGGCGAATAGGCTGTAAGAACTATATTCCTGGATTTGCAAAACTCTTGTAACTGGAATTGCTGGAATTGTGCGTGCATTTCTACCTGTTATGAGATAGAAAAGTTGAAGTTGATAATTTATTAAgaaacataattattatttttattattgctagctaagctacaacagtacTTGGAAATGCAGTATGctataaaggttgtggtggccgtgGTTGTAACGTCcctaacgccagactggggttcgagtcccgctcagactcgttagttcctttggtcgttgaaatctccctatccttgtgagctaaggatggcgggtttggggagagcctgtaggtctacttgatgagtcatcagcagccattgcctggctctcccttggtcctagcttgggtggagaggggtcttgggcactgattgtATGTAtatgggcattgtcctgtctgctaggacaatgtcactgtctcttgtctctgccattcatgagtggcctttaaacctttaaaaaatcttcaacaggggaaaatagcctattgaggaagggaaatacggaaatgaataaactgcaagacaagtaataaacaactaaaataaaacacttctagaatagtaacaatattaaaatagatctttcatacataaactataagaagagacttatgtcagcctgttcaaggtgaaagcatttgttgcaagtttgaacttttgatatcTGATTTTAACGACTTTGGTGTAAATAGAAAATGATCTTAGAGAGTTAGAGCATCTTGTGTAGGATACACAGTGCTTCTAGAAATTCACCTTTAATTTTGAGTGAAAGGATTTCTAAGGAGAGACCTTTGATCTAttggaataaatgaaatatattttgcatCGGAACAAAATCCTGAATTCTAAAGATAGCGTGTAAATTCAGCTGAGAGAAACATGTAATTAAGTATATCTTCTACACAGGTTTTGACATATCGAGTAATTTATACAAAATCAACAGAATTATACAATAAATATTGATTTCCAACGTTATAACTAGACGAGATTGAGAAAAAGATTATGCATTATACATTGGACTGATTTTTATacagaatattttaatattttcccaaCAAAAAGGTAAGTTTGGTGAGTATCATAAACCAAATTGCAGTAGGATTCACCATACATCAGAATGGCATGATAGAAAGATTCATATTAATATGAAATCATTAAATGCTAAATACGAAGGATAATCTGAAAAAGTGATAGTCCGATGTTATATGTTAAAGATTAAACCCATTTTTTCTTTTATGGGAAAACCATCTGAACTaatactctagagagagagagagagagagagagagagagagagagagagagagagagagagagagagagagagagagagagagagagagaggaccctttTTTCTCTTATAGGAAAACCTTTAAAATTCTATAAATaatactcacagagagagagagagagagagagagagagagagagagagagagagagagagagagagagagagagaatactccaaGATCTACCCAGAAAGCAAAAGCATACCCTGCCCAAAGAGTAAGCCAAATTTCTGAGAAGTACCGTAGATTTACCTAAATAAATTATGTGATCATCGCAAGACTAACGACTATTTAttctaatcttaatattaataaattcATTGCTAGTATCTAATTTTGAGCTTCCAAAACAATAATTTGAAATCTGGAGGGGAACGATATAAATTTATTTGAAGAAACAACTAGAATTTCTTAAAATCCGGCCAAATTTGGTCCTGAAACCACTGAAACGGATTAAAATCTAGCCAAAATTGGTCTTggaaaatactgaaatttattgaAATTCGGTCAAAATTgtcttgaaaaaaatttaaattgattgaaatccgGCCAAAATTCGTCACGAAACATATGAAATTGATTAAATTCCAGCCAACATTGGTTTTGAAACAACTGAAATTGATTAAAAGTAGGCCAAAATTGGACTTGAAAAGACTGAAATTGGTTAAAATCGGGCCAAAACTGTTCTTGAAACAACTCAATTTGATTGAAATCCGACCAAATTCCGTTTTAAAATAACTGAAATTGATTAAATTCCGGCCAAAATTAGTCTTGAAACAACTGAAATTTATTGAAATCTAACCAAATTTAGTCTAAAAGCAACTGAAATTAATTAAAATCTGGATAAGATAGCCattaaaacaactaaaattaactAGAATCCGTGCCCTTCCTTCAGCCGAGTTTTCCAGACTCACTTTGATAAAATCTCGCAAATATAAGAACACCTGAAAACCTTAATTATCTCCAGAGTTTATTTACTTACTTGGTTGACAGCAGGTTGTATGCGGGCGTTGGCACATATCTTTCTCATCTGTCTTATGTTGAAGTTTGATATACCAATTGATTTTGTTAATCCTTTGTCAgccattttttccatttcctttgagTGGTATCAGGAGAGGAAAGACATAAGTTGATGATTTATAGTAATTATAGAACCTTCTTAACCAGTTTAATAGCCAATgactattttttattttgaattaaatatataacaGTTCATTAAAAGAATTCAAATTATCT
This genomic stretch from Palaemon carinicauda isolate YSFRI2023 chromosome 12, ASM3689809v2, whole genome shotgun sequence harbors:
- the LOC137650698 gene encoding aldo-keto reductase family 1 member B1-like; this translates as MGEKSVLLSSGHRMPLLGLGCWQSPIEVLKEVIVTALDLGYRHIDTAFQYRNEEGVGEGIQKWLQKTGRSRSEIFVVTKLPMIGMHTGGVEKCLKMSLEKLKLDYVDLYLVHSPVGLKTTDYENVYPVNEKGLPIIDESTDHIAIWKEMEKMADKGLTKSIGISNFNIRQMRKICANARIQPAVNQVEMHAQFQQFQLQEFCKSRNIVLTAYSPFASPGRPASYNAIAKRPVPNLLEDPVVTLIAERHKVTTAQVLLKFFAQENIVVIPKSANPERIKTNGDIWSFTLSQVEMAALKSLDRGEEGRTFAVLPGFEDHPECPW